Below is a window of Desulfobotulus pelophilus DNA.
CAGACCCGTTGTCTTCCGTTGTCAGCTGCTTTTTCCAGCATCCCTATGCTTTGATGAATCGGCCCTGCAATCTGATGGGTGAGACGCACAGTCCAGATGGCCCCTCCGATGAGTACCGCGAGCAAAATGACGATGAATGTATTCAGGTAGGCCATGTTCACATGGATGATCAATTTCTGATCCAGAAATACCAGATAGAACCAGGCGTCTATGGTGGCGGTAATGCCCACGGCCAGCATCATAAGCATAAGAATGCGCCAGGTCAGGCTCAGCTGAAAGGCGGGAAACAGAAAAAACCTGCGCCGCCGGAAGATCCCTTTCATAAGATTTCGGAAGAAAAATCCTGCTTCTCCAGAACTTTCCTGCTGTTTTTCCACGAACATGCCGTTTTCTCCTTTGCAGTGATACCGTTGGTTCTCTGGAGCCTTTCGCAAGAGGCTGTCTTTTTCCGGCGGTGGCCGGGAGGCCGGATGGATCTGATGTTCTTGTCCTGTGCCTGTTTTCCCCCGCGAAAGTCAGTTGTCATGGGCCTTTACGGATCATGTCGTCTTTCGTATCCAGTATGCCGTCCGGACCGGCACAGGTAAGGATAAAGCTTCTGCGATCCGGATCTGTACTGTACCTGTAGGTGTTCCCCCACTGATCCCTGTTCAGCTCCCGCAGATCATTCTCCTGAAAACGGAGCTGCAGCCAGCGTTCAAAGTTTCTTTCCGAAGGATAGCGCCCTGTTTTCATGAATTCGTAATCCAGCAGGATGGAAATACTGCGCAGGTCACCCGCCGCCGTCACCCTTTGGGATGCCGTCATGGTTTCTTCGTAAAATCCCTGAATTTCATCCATGTTCAGGGCAATGGCACCGCTGACCGCAGCGGCAAGAACCAGTCGTTGAAGGATATCAATCATGGTATTTCCGGGTAAGAAGCTTCCCCCGCTATCCTCGAGGGGAGCGAAAGAGGGTGATAAATTTTTTGATTTTTAAATATTATTCGTTTTGCCAAAAAGAATGTCAAGAATGATTTTGCTTTTTTTCGCGAGGTTGTTTTGTGTAAGGAACAGAAAGTATCTGTTTGTGGGATCTTCTGCGTCTTCTGGGCAAGGACAAGTTGTTCCAGGGCAAGAGGCCACTGAACCTTGTTGTTCAGCATGCTTTGATTTGGAAAATCAATACTGTAATTTCAGATATTTGATTCCGGTGGAGGACGGCGAGGCTGGTTGTGGGTACCCTTGCAATTGTTTCGGACTGCGTCACGAGCCAATGATCCGTTTGGCAACGTACCTGACAGGCATGTTCGTTGTTCACGCAAAAATGCGACTGAATTCTTACGGTTTTTTTATATAAATAGGGTGCCTGTTTGTCTTGAAACAGGCACCCCACAGCCTTTATGGAGCCGGAAACAGCCTGCGCCGCAGAGTTTCAGTCAAAACTTCAGAAGGAGGCAACGGTTTGACCGGTTCGCTCAGACTACAATTATCCTTCCTGAGTTTCTGTGTGCTGACGTCTCTGATGGCGGATATTTCGCCTCATCTCCGGCTCTGTCATGCTTCCCCAGGGAATGAAGGTATAAACGGCACTGGCTTCAAAGGCTTCGGAGGGATGCACTGCGGGCAGGGTCTGGAAGATAAAGCG
It encodes the following:
- a CDS encoding type II secretion system protein GspG, which codes for MIDILQRLVLAAAVSGAIALNMDEIQGFYEETMTASQRVTAAGDLRSISILLDYEFMKTGRYPSERNFERWLQLRFQENDLRELNRDQWGNTYRYSTDPDRRSFILTCAGPDGILDTKDDMIRKGP